The following are encoded in a window of Candidatus Aegiribacteria sp. genomic DNA:
- a CDS encoding response regulator — MNRREVLILLVEDNPDDVELTLKAFEKHKLTNDIIVARDGEEALSLLFPEDDSISEPCTPDLILLDLKLPKVDGLEVLSRIKSDPVTKLIPVVVLTSSNEEKDLTESYRLGVNSYIRKPVDFEKFTQAIIQLGMYWLLLNESPVK; from the coding sequence ATGAACCGGAGAGAAGTGCTGATACTTCTGGTTGAGGACAACCCGGACGATGTGGAACTTACTCTGAAGGCTTTCGAAAAACACAAACTTACCAACGATATTATAGTCGCGAGGGATGGAGAGGAAGCTCTCAGCCTCCTGTTTCCGGAAGATGATAGTATCTCTGAACCATGTACTCCCGATCTGATTCTTCTGGACCTGAAACTGCCTAAAGTAGATGGTCTGGAAGTACTCAGCCGGATAAAAAGCGACCCTGTAACGAAACTGATTCCCGTAGTTGTTCTTACCTCATCAAATGAGGAGAAGGATCTTACTGAAAGCTATCGTCTCGGCGTGAACAGCTATATCAGGAAACCCGTTGATTTCGAGAAGTTCACTCAGGCCATAATTCAGCTTGGTATGTACTGGCTTCTGCTGAACGAATCTCCGGTAAAATAG